Proteins co-encoded in one Astatotilapia calliptera chromosome 18, fAstCal1.2, whole genome shotgun sequence genomic window:
- the LOC113011171 gene encoding leukotriene B4 receptor 1-like — MSNTSLPPLTNPIPTEPAEESAVSNNYFTAIGALILSLVFLLGVPGNLFIVWSILARCRQRSVTTLLILNLACADGFLMALTIFFIIYLVMQTWVFGNTMCKIVFYLCNSNMYASIFLITLMSVHRLLAVVFPHTLYRLITRKVVRRVILGTWMFVMVISIPSLVFRAATAQNKTKVVCAPNHTLSEHVRLQYTTETVAGFIIPYAIIITSYVLILKRLRETRFQRNVRSEKLILAIVIMFGLFWLPYHVINMIQVAAAWYPKDSATRKRLYGMAESTRAVTSTLAFISSCANPVLYTFAGKSYIKNNGFAFMAKLFEGTSSEQTGTKSTQFTAKDDLGKNNVDSENHTLASPLQNRC; from the exons ATGAGTAACACGAGTCTCCCACCTCTGACAAATCCAATTCCCACTGAACCAGCAGAAGAGAGCGCTGTGAGCAATAACTATTTTACAGCCATTGGTGCCCTCATCCTCAGCTTGGTCTTCCTCCTGGGTGTCCCTGGAAATCTCTTCATTGTCTGGAGCATCCTGGCCCGCTGCCGACAACGCTCAGTCACCACCCTCCTCATCCTCAACTTGGCATGTGCTGATGGGTTCCTCATGGCTCTCACCATCTTTTTCATCATCTACCTGGTCATGCAGACGTGGGTCTTTGGTAACACCATGTGCAAAATTGTGTTCTACCTGTGCAACTCCAACATGTATGCGTCAATCTTTCTGATAACCCTGATGAGCGTGCACAGGCTGTTGGCCGTGGTCTTTCCACACACACTGTATCGCCTGATCACCAGGAAGGTTGTGAGGAGGGTGATCCTAGGCACCTGGATGTTCGTGATGGTCATTTCCATTCCCTCGTTGGTGTTTCGAGCTGCTACTGCTCAAAACAAAACGAAAGTTGTGTGTgcacccaatcacacactgtCTGAACAT GTGAGGCTTCAGTACACCACTGAGACAGTGGCAGGATTCATTATTCCTTATGCAATCATTATAACCAGCTACGTTCTCATCCTGAAACGCCTGAGGGAGACCAGGTTTCAACGAAATGTCCGCAGCGAGAAACTTATCCTGGCTATCGTCATAATGTTTGGCCTGTTCTGGTTGCCGTACCACGTCATCAACATGATACAG GTGGCAGCTGCGTGGTACCCAAAAGACTCAGCAACAAGAAAACG ATTGTATGGTATGGCTGAGTCAACCCGAGCGGTGACCTCAACTTTGGCCTTCATCAGCAGCTGTGCTAACCCGGTCCTCTACACCTTTGCTGGGAAATCCTATATCAAGAATAATGGCTTTGCCTTTATGGCTAAGCTGTTTGAGGGAACATCATCGGAGCAAACAGGAACCAAAAGCACCCAGTTCACAGCAAAAGACGATCTGGGAAAGAATAACGTTGATTCTGAAAATCATACACTGGCTTCTCCTCTACAAAATCGATGTTGA
- the LOC113011377 gene encoding leukotriene B4 receptor 1-like isoform X1, with translation MRHNQIKNSSAMSYSSLSPLTGPNPTPDPDDENAVKNDYSAAIGALILSLVFLLGVPGNLFIVWSILARCQQRSVTTLLILNLACADGFLMALTIFFIIYLVMQTWVFGNAMCKILFYLCNSNMYASIFLITLMSVHRLLAIVFPHTLYRLITRKVVRRVILGTWVLVMVMSIPSLVFRDVKKETDDMNQTTYVCASNHTLRRHVRFQYAFETVAGFIIPYAIIITCYVVILKRLRETKFQRNARSEKLILAIVITFGLFWLPYHVINMVQVAAAWYPKNSPIRERLDTISQSSRAVTSALAFISSCANPVLYTFAGKSYIKKNGFAFMAKLFEGTLSDQTGTKSTRLTTYDNVGESNVDCQNRTVASTPENRNVE, from the exons atgcgacacaacca GATCAAAAATTCTTCTGCCATGAGCTACTCAAGTCTCTCACCTCTGACTGGACCAAACCCCACCCCTGACCCTGATGATGAAAATGCTGTGAAAAATGACTATTCCGCAGCCATTGGTGCCCTCATCCTCAGCTTGGTCTTCCTCCTGGGCGTCCCTGGAAATCTCTTCATTGTCTGGAGCATCCTGGCCCGCTGCCAACAACGCTCAGTCACCACTCTCCTCATCCTTAACTTGGCATGTGCTGATGGGTTCCTCATGGCTCTCACCATCTTTTTCATCATCTACCTGGTCATGCAGACGTGGGTCTTTGGAAACGCCATGTGCAAAATCCTGTTCTACCTGTGCAACTCCAACATGTATGCGTCAATCTTTCTGATAACCCTGATGAGCGTGCACAGGCTGTTGGCCATAGTCTTTCCACACACACTGTATCGCCTGATCACCAGGAAGGTTGTGAGGAGGGTGATCCTAGGCACATGGGTGCTAGTGATGGTCATGTCTATCCCCTCATTGGTGTTTCGAGatgtgaaaaaagaaactgatgaTATGAATCAAACAACATATGTGTGTGCATCCAATCACACACTGCGTAGACAT GTGAGGTTTCAGTACGCATTTGAGACAGTGGCAGGATTCATTATTCCTTATGCAATCATTATAACCTGCTATGTTGTCATCCTGAAACGCTTGAGGGAGACCAAGTTCCAACGAAATGCCCGCAGCGAGAAACTCATCCTGGCTATTGTCATCACATTTGGTCTGTTCTGGCTGCCGTACCACGTCATCAACATGGTACAG GTGGCAGCTGCTTGGTACCCAAAGAACTCACCCATAAGAGAAAG ATTAGATACCATCTCTCAGTCCAGCCGTGCAGTGACCTCAGCTTTGGCCTTCATCAGCAGTTGTGCTAACCCAGTCCTCTACACCTTTGCAGGGAAATCCTACATCAAGAAAAATGGTTTTGCCTTCATGGCTAAGCTATTTGAGGGAACATTATCAGATCAAACAGGAACCAAAAGCACCCGACTCACAACTTATGACAATGTCGGAGAGAGTAATGTTGATTGTCAAAATCGTACAGTGGCTTCTACTCCAGAGAA
- the LOC113011377 gene encoding leukotriene B4 receptor 1-like isoform X2 → MSYSSLSPLTGPNPTPDPDDENAVKNDYSAAIGALILSLVFLLGVPGNLFIVWSILARCQQRSVTTLLILNLACADGFLMALTIFFIIYLVMQTWVFGNAMCKILFYLCNSNMYASIFLITLMSVHRLLAIVFPHTLYRLITRKVVRRVILGTWVLVMVMSIPSLVFRDVKKETDDMNQTTYVCASNHTLRRHVRFQYAFETVAGFIIPYAIIITCYVVILKRLRETKFQRNARSEKLILAIVITFGLFWLPYHVINMVQVAAAWYPKNSPIRERLDTISQSSRAVTSALAFISSCANPVLYTFAGKSYIKKNGFAFMAKLFEGTLSDQTGTKSTRLTTYDNVGESNVDCQNRTVASTPENRNVE, encoded by the exons ATGAGCTACTCAAGTCTCTCACCTCTGACTGGACCAAACCCCACCCCTGACCCTGATGATGAAAATGCTGTGAAAAATGACTATTCCGCAGCCATTGGTGCCCTCATCCTCAGCTTGGTCTTCCTCCTGGGCGTCCCTGGAAATCTCTTCATTGTCTGGAGCATCCTGGCCCGCTGCCAACAACGCTCAGTCACCACTCTCCTCATCCTTAACTTGGCATGTGCTGATGGGTTCCTCATGGCTCTCACCATCTTTTTCATCATCTACCTGGTCATGCAGACGTGGGTCTTTGGAAACGCCATGTGCAAAATCCTGTTCTACCTGTGCAACTCCAACATGTATGCGTCAATCTTTCTGATAACCCTGATGAGCGTGCACAGGCTGTTGGCCATAGTCTTTCCACACACACTGTATCGCCTGATCACCAGGAAGGTTGTGAGGAGGGTGATCCTAGGCACATGGGTGCTAGTGATGGTCATGTCTATCCCCTCATTGGTGTTTCGAGatgtgaaaaaagaaactgatgaTATGAATCAAACAACATATGTGTGTGCATCCAATCACACACTGCGTAGACAT GTGAGGTTTCAGTACGCATTTGAGACAGTGGCAGGATTCATTATTCCTTATGCAATCATTATAACCTGCTATGTTGTCATCCTGAAACGCTTGAGGGAGACCAAGTTCCAACGAAATGCCCGCAGCGAGAAACTCATCCTGGCTATTGTCATCACATTTGGTCTGTTCTGGCTGCCGTACCACGTCATCAACATGGTACAG GTGGCAGCTGCTTGGTACCCAAAGAACTCACCCATAAGAGAAAG ATTAGATACCATCTCTCAGTCCAGCCGTGCAGTGACCTCAGCTTTGGCCTTCATCAGCAGTTGTGCTAACCCAGTCCTCTACACCTTTGCAGGGAAATCCTACATCAAGAAAAATGGTTTTGCCTTCATGGCTAAGCTATTTGAGGGAACATTATCAGATCAAACAGGAACCAAAAGCACCCGACTCACAACTTATGACAATGTCGGAGAGAGTAATGTTGATTGTCAAAATCGTACAGTGGCTTCTACTCCAGAGAA